The Syngnathus typhle isolate RoL2023-S1 ecotype Sweden linkage group LG1, RoL_Styp_1.0, whole genome shotgun sequence genome includes a window with the following:
- the LOC133152962 gene encoding ependymin-like produces the protein MQLFLVLVCFLAACAAQKPHPCVSPSLLSGQFSVSTQNEQLWAFARFLYDALGQRIRLQEFGFYQNKTFTYDTLLLYREGVVYEINNSEKKCMKRPLRADFHPMEVPKNASLLGQVVVGSSSAPGQGLLVNTWTGEFPANAPYLFTVTEFGCIPVSTTFKTQPFGWMVTSFFNNVIGISDPNELNPPSFCQDAEEEEEPVNFVSLLQMKSVQAQVNHSPHP, from the exons ATGCAACTTTTTCTCGTGCTCGTGTGCTTTCTGGCAGCATGCGCGGCTCAGAAGCCTCACCCTTGCG TGAGTCCTTCTCTTCTGAGCGGCCAATTCTCtgtg TCCACACAGAATGAACAGCTCTGGGCTTTCGCCCGTTTCCTCTACGACGCACTGGGACAAAGAATAAGGCTCCAAGAGTTCGGATTTTACCAGAATAAGACTTTCACCTACGATACTCTTCTTCTCTATAGAGAA GGCGTCGTGTACGAGATAAACAATAGCGAGAAGAAGTGCATGAAAAGACCCTTGCGGGCTGACTTCCACCCCATGGAGGTCCCGAAAAACGCCAGCCTTTTGGGTCAGGTTGTCGTGGGGAGCTCCTCAGCCCCGGGTCAGGGTCTTCTCGTCAACACATGGACGGGCGAGTTTCCTGCCAACG CACCTTACTTGTTCACGGTGACTGAATTTGGTTGCATTCCCGTCTCCACGACCTTCAAAACTCAGCCGTTTGGATGGATGGTGACGAG TTTCTTCAACAACGTCATTGGAATTTCCGATCCCAACGAGCTCAATCCTCCGAGCTTCTGCCAAgacgcggaggaggaggaggaaccgGTGAATTTTGTCAGCTTGCTCCAGATGAAATCAGTGCAAGCACAAGTGAATCACTCGCCTCATCCGTAA
- the cskmt gene encoding citrate synthase-lysine N-methyltransferase CSKMT, mitochondrial encodes MAPLSKSFLTSSRIFSARLRLHSSLTSQMIENMDKKATWDRFYAENSRKPLKNFEWFFGFEAVQNFIMPALQSRPGPDASLQVLDMGCGTSALGPSIYQRCPLPVRVTCVDISPVAVRLMQEHVRAKAVQPGNCSSQLEFVELDCTQLHKHFPPGSVDLIVDKGTTDAMLKSKEGKRSAGLVLKQCLKALRHTGSLLQFSDEDPDARLLWLETEARGAPIAVQEVGELRAICYYCYQVTPHPHVEP; translated from the exons ATGGCACCgctgtcaaagtcatttttgacAAGTTCGAGGATATTTTCAGCACGTTTGCGACTTCACTCTTCTCTAACAT CTCAAATGATTGAAAACATGGACAAAAAAGCCACCTGGGACCGCTTCTACGCTGAAAACAGTAGAAAGCCGTTGAAAAACTTTGAGTGGTTCTTTGGCTTTGAGGCAGTGCAGAACTTCATCATGCCTGCACTACAGAGCAGGCCCGGTCCCGATGCCAGCCTTCAAGTCCTGGATATGGGCTGCGGCACTTCCGCATTGGGTCCGTCCATTTACCAGCGATGTCCCCTGCCGGTTCGAGTCACGTGCGTGGACATTTCTCCCGTGGCCGTACGGCTCATGCAGGAGCACGTGCGAGCTAAAGCTGTTCAACCCGGCAACTGTTCTTCCCAGCTGGAGTTTGTGGAGCTGGACTGTACGCAGCTGCACAAACACTTTCCCCCCGGCAGCGTGGACCTCATCGTGGATAAAGGCACCACGGACGCCATGTTGAAGTCCAAGGAGGGGAAGAGGAGCGCCGGCCTGGTGTTGAAGCAGTGTTTAAAGGCGCTGCGCCACACGGGCTCTCTGCTCCAGTTCTCGGACGAGGATCCCGATGCCAGGCTGCTGTGGCTGGAGACGGAAGCGCGGGGTGCTCCGATCGCAGTGCAGGAAGTGGGAGAACTGAGGGCGATTTGTTACTACTGCTATCAAGTGACCCCTCACCCTCATGTGGAACCCTGA
- the alpk1 gene encoding alpha-protein kinase 1 isoform X1: MARQDGETRSLLEKCLRAANPPATQVTEAERHIYCSVRDSLREELALLLQEAEEMRWPFVPEKWQYKQTISSDDKSNLSELVGQHLPQLLNILEAAIVAQEAHAALAVIFLVDRFLYWIDESGQLLKISKLLHKRYPDVPVAPQLVIRQARVYLNSGKLQKAEYILSHLIIDSGATGCWLYRSESDRALVQSVSLQVRGMVLQKLGLWLEAAQLIWASLLGFYTLPQPDKKGIGTSLGILANILLSMNDEDFHAFKTTPDIDLSFLGDASHRLLSAAKAAKRAVAYSRYTSLYVLTNATAQGTCLLSYSFSLACLPAKRTLFLLEAKEAFEVGLLSKAEGEVVTSKQELHTFIKAAYSLLVTHKWLYGASEAVTRSTKVCQEALARFYHYSHPDAVDRDGFCAEIMRHISRVKLELRVEPFVNSDSRSFIPDTFRNVNDVLVGFTSDDFSSVLQRFHKYHSALCTTADFKSNGQRVDVDGAGICITAFGTTVDVLDPESVGEAGKPSSECASDVSELPDRSSSVTNAKSLSSSWKRLSLTSSGSGRSAVGHFSSSVSSHGSDKFEIIQADIPTADSEDDDPDGLSLSQLILSSSLSNSFGSKSSWEHISASLGSSRSAGIHERAKSFESSGSVFLKTPQDCEDNDTTGWEVLGLPKALENFKGDAGNCSSTETSTDDCHGTAEESIVGPQTWNLGCNSCLKIHSLSHVAPARQYYLSQEDYRSLLAGVCHQCLLKRLRSEKVKFKLERYGTTHNALHLKFSKASGLWTARETCVHIGESMGLQGTHRTAFWVQFLHQEERLSSYVGKDYRKPTQIQFHLRDVERQMTAQYYVTEFNKSLYDKEVMAQMFFLPSEALLILDGDVIAGCITVEPFMLGQFVKLTNNVKKKNDKLPATEYGLAFGHFTYLHSECQDVVVDLQGAAYKTRNGCRYKMTNTFAVFTGWVTANGKGLTYLTDPQIHSTRTPRGPSNLASSGIATFLREQHGPECNSVCRRLNLPPVPQQSS, translated from the exons ATGGCCCGACAGGACGGGGAGACTCGGAGTTTGCTGGAGAAATGCCTCAGGGCAGCAAACCCCCCCGCCACTCAAGTCACGGAAGCCGAGAGGCACATCTACTGCAGTGTCAGAG ATTCCTTGCGTGAGGAGTTGGCTTTGCTTCTCCAAGAGGCCGAAGAGATGAGATGGCCCTTTGTGCCCGAGAAGTGGCAGTACAAGCAGACCATCAGCTCCGACGACAAGAGCAACTTGAGCGAGCTCGTCGGCCAGCATCTACCTCAGCTCTTG AATATCCTGGAAGCCGCCATTGTGGCTCAGGAAGCCCACGCGGCGCTGGCGGTGATCTTTTTGGTGGATCGCTTTCTCTACTGGATCGACGAGTCTGGGCAATTGTTGAAGATCAGCAAGCTGCTTCACAAACGTTACCCGGACGTCCCCGTAGCCCCTCAGTTGGTCATACGGCAGGCCCGGGTCTACCTCAACTCAG GCAAATTGCAGAAGGCCGAGTACATCCTGAGCCATCTTATTATCGACAGCGGGGCCACAG GATGTTGGCTGTACCGTTCGGAAAGCGACCGTGCTCTCGTGCAGTCTGTCAGCTTGCAAGTGCGCGGAATGGTTTTGCAAAAACTag GGCTGTGGCTGGAGGCCGCGCAGCTCATCTGGGCTTCTCTGCTTGGTTTCTACACGTTGCCTCAGCCAGATAAAAAG GGTATCGGGACCTCTCTTGGCATCTTGGCTAACATCTTGCTGTCCATGAATGACGAAGACTTTCACGCCTTTAAGACCACCCCGGACATCGACTTA TCGTTTCTCGGCGACGCAAGCCATCGTCTTCTCTCCGCGGCCAAGGCGGCCAAAAGGGCGGTGGCGTACAGCCGGTACACGTCGCTTTACGTGTTGACCAATGCG ACGGCTCAAGGGACCTGCTTGTTGTCGTACAGTTTCTCGCTGGCGTGCCTCCCCGCCAAGAGGACATTGTTCCTCTTAGAGGCCAAGGAGGCATTTGAAGTGGGCCTCCTCAGCAAAGCAGAAGGCGAGGTGGTCACCAGCAAGCAGGAGCTGCACACCTTCATCAAGGCAGCGTATTCGCTCCTTGTCACGCACAAATGGCTTTATGGAGCCTCTGAGGCCGTGACGCGGAGCACCAAAGTGTGCCAAGAAGCTTTAGCTCGTTTTTACCACTACTCCCACCCCGACGCTGTCGACAGAGACGGCTTTTGCGCCGAAATCATGCGTCATATATCTCGAGTCAAGCTGGAGTTGCGAGTGGAGCCGTTCGTCAATTCCGACAGCCGCTCTTTTATCCCCGACACCTTCCGGAATGTCAATGACGTCTTGGTCGGGTTCACTTCCGACGACTTCTCCAGTGTGCTGCAGAGATTTCACAAGTATCACTCGGCGCTCTGTACAACCGCTGACTTTAAGTCCAACGGCCAGCGGGTGGATGTAGATGGAGCAGGAATTTGCATCACGGCATTCGGGACCACGGTGGATGTTCTCGACCCTGAAAGCGTCGGCGAGGCCGGTAAACCTTCGAGCGAGTGCGCTTCTGATGTTTCGGAACTGCCCGACCGTAGCAGCAGTGTCACGAACGCAAAGAGCCTCAGCTCTTCCTGGAAGAGGCTCTCCTTGACGAGTTCCGGGTCAGGAAGAAGCGCCGTGGGCCATTTTTCCTCCAGTGTCTCCAGTCACGGGTCTGACAAGTTTGAAATAATACAAGCCGATATCCCAACGGCGGACTCGGAGGACGACGATCCAGATGGACTATCCTTATCCCAACTGATACTCAGCAGCTCACTCAGCAACAGTTTTGGCTCCAAGTCGTCATGGGAGCACATTTCGGCAAGCCTGGGTTCATCTCGGTCTGCGGGAATCCACGAGCGCGCCAAATCGTTCGAGTCCAGCGGGAGTGTTTTTCTCAAGACACCGCAAGATTGCGAAGATAACGACACCACTGGGTGGGAAGTTTTAGGCCTGCCCAAAGCGCTAGAGAACTTTAAAGGGGATGCTGGGAATTGTAGCTCCACAGAAACCTCTACGGACGATTGTCATGGGACAGCAGAGGAATCGATTGTTGGTCCTCAGACGTGGAACCTTGGGTGCAACAGTTGCCTCAAAATCCACAGCCTGTCTCATGTTGCTCCTGCGAGACAGTACTACTTGTCCCAGGAGGACTACCGCAGTCTCCTGGCTGGAGTCTGCCACCAATGTCTGCTGAAGAGACTGAGGAGCGAGAAAGTGAAGTTCAAACTCGAGCGCTACGGCACGACCCATA ATGCTCTACATTTAAAGTTCTCCAAGGCATCGGGATTGTGGACCGCTCGGGAGACCTGTGTCCATATCGGCGAGTCAATGGGCTTGCAAGGCACGCACAGAACTGCCTTCTGGGTCCAGTTCTTACACCAGGAAGAAAGGCTGAGCAG TTACGTCGGGAAGGACTACCGGAAGCCGACGCAGATTCAGTTTCACCTGAGAGATGTGGAGAGGCAGATGACGGCCCAGTATTACGTGACCGAATTCAACAAGAGCCTCTACGACAAGGAGGTCATGGCCCAGATGTTCTTTCTGCCCTCCGAGGCCCTGCTG ATTCTGGACGGTGATGTCATCGCGGGCTGCATCACCGTGGAGCCTTTCATGCTGGGCCAATTTGTCAAACTCACCAACAACGTCAAAAAGAAGAACGACAAACTCCCTGCGACGGAATACGGCCTGGCTTTCGGACACTTCACCTACCTGCACTCCGAGTGCCAAGACGTCGTCGTGGACCTGCAAGGTGCCGCGTACAAAACCAGGAACGGGTGTCGTTATAAAATGACAAACACCTTTGCTGTCTTCACAGGGTGGGTGACGGCCAACGGTAAAGGGCTGACGTACCTCACCGACCCCCAGATACACTCCACCAGAACCCCTCGCGGCCCGTCCAACCTGGCTAGCAGCGGTATTGCTACCTTCCTGCGGGAGCAACACGGGCCAGAGTGCAACAGCGTTTGCCGACGACTCAACCTGCCGCCGGTACCCCAACAGTCGTCGTGA
- the alpk1 gene encoding alpha-protein kinase 1 isoform X2 — MARQDGETRSLLEKCLRAANPPATQVTEAERHIYCSVRDSLREELALLLQEAEEMRWPFVPEKWQYKQTISSDDKSNLSELVGQHLPQLLNILEAAIVAQEAHAALAVIFLVDRFLYWIDESGQLLKISKLLHKRYPDVPVAPQLVIRQARVYLNSGKLQKAEYILSHLIIDSGATGCWLYRSESDRALVQSVSLQVRGMVLQKLGLWLEAAQLIWASLLGFYTLPQPDKKGIGTSLGILANILLSMNDEDFHAFKTTPDIDLSFLGDASHRLLSAAKAAKRAVAYSRYTSLYVLTNATAQGTCLLSYSFSLACLPAKRTLFLLEAKEAFEVGLLSKAEGEVVTSKQELHTFIKAAYSLLVTHKWLYGASEAVTRSTKVCQEALARFYHYSHPDAVDRDGFCAEIMRHISRVKLELRVEPFVNSDSRSFIPDTFRNVNDVLVGFTSDDFSSVLQRFHKYHSALCTTADFKSNGQRVDVDGAGICITAFGTTVDVLDPESVGEAGKPSSECASDVSELPDRSSSVTNAKSLSSSWKRLSLTSSGSGRSAVGHFSSSVSSHGSDKFEIIQADIPTADSEDDDPDGLSLSQLILSSSLSNSFGSKSSWEHISASLGSSRSAGIHERAKSFESSGSVFLKTPQDCEDNDTTGWEVLGLPKALENFKGDAGNCSSTETSTDDCHGTAEESIVGPQTWNLGCNSCLKIHSLSHVAPARQYYLSQEDYRSLLAGVCHQCLLKRLRSEKVKFKLERYGTTHNALHLKFSKASGLWTARETCVHIGESMGLQGTHRTAFWVQFLHQEERLSSYVGKDYRKPTQIQFHLRDVERQMTAQYYVTEFNKSLYDKEVMAQMFFLPSEALLILDGDVIAGCITVEPFMLGQFVKLTNNVKKKNDKLPATEYGLAFGHFTYLHSECQDVVVDLQGWVTANGKGLTYLTDPQIHSTRTPRGPSNLASSGIATFLREQHGPECNSVCRRLNLPPVPQQSS; from the exons ATGGCCCGACAGGACGGGGAGACTCGGAGTTTGCTGGAGAAATGCCTCAGGGCAGCAAACCCCCCCGCCACTCAAGTCACGGAAGCCGAGAGGCACATCTACTGCAGTGTCAGAG ATTCCTTGCGTGAGGAGTTGGCTTTGCTTCTCCAAGAGGCCGAAGAGATGAGATGGCCCTTTGTGCCCGAGAAGTGGCAGTACAAGCAGACCATCAGCTCCGACGACAAGAGCAACTTGAGCGAGCTCGTCGGCCAGCATCTACCTCAGCTCTTG AATATCCTGGAAGCCGCCATTGTGGCTCAGGAAGCCCACGCGGCGCTGGCGGTGATCTTTTTGGTGGATCGCTTTCTCTACTGGATCGACGAGTCTGGGCAATTGTTGAAGATCAGCAAGCTGCTTCACAAACGTTACCCGGACGTCCCCGTAGCCCCTCAGTTGGTCATACGGCAGGCCCGGGTCTACCTCAACTCAG GCAAATTGCAGAAGGCCGAGTACATCCTGAGCCATCTTATTATCGACAGCGGGGCCACAG GATGTTGGCTGTACCGTTCGGAAAGCGACCGTGCTCTCGTGCAGTCTGTCAGCTTGCAAGTGCGCGGAATGGTTTTGCAAAAACTag GGCTGTGGCTGGAGGCCGCGCAGCTCATCTGGGCTTCTCTGCTTGGTTTCTACACGTTGCCTCAGCCAGATAAAAAG GGTATCGGGACCTCTCTTGGCATCTTGGCTAACATCTTGCTGTCCATGAATGACGAAGACTTTCACGCCTTTAAGACCACCCCGGACATCGACTTA TCGTTTCTCGGCGACGCAAGCCATCGTCTTCTCTCCGCGGCCAAGGCGGCCAAAAGGGCGGTGGCGTACAGCCGGTACACGTCGCTTTACGTGTTGACCAATGCG ACGGCTCAAGGGACCTGCTTGTTGTCGTACAGTTTCTCGCTGGCGTGCCTCCCCGCCAAGAGGACATTGTTCCTCTTAGAGGCCAAGGAGGCATTTGAAGTGGGCCTCCTCAGCAAAGCAGAAGGCGAGGTGGTCACCAGCAAGCAGGAGCTGCACACCTTCATCAAGGCAGCGTATTCGCTCCTTGTCACGCACAAATGGCTTTATGGAGCCTCTGAGGCCGTGACGCGGAGCACCAAAGTGTGCCAAGAAGCTTTAGCTCGTTTTTACCACTACTCCCACCCCGACGCTGTCGACAGAGACGGCTTTTGCGCCGAAATCATGCGTCATATATCTCGAGTCAAGCTGGAGTTGCGAGTGGAGCCGTTCGTCAATTCCGACAGCCGCTCTTTTATCCCCGACACCTTCCGGAATGTCAATGACGTCTTGGTCGGGTTCACTTCCGACGACTTCTCCAGTGTGCTGCAGAGATTTCACAAGTATCACTCGGCGCTCTGTACAACCGCTGACTTTAAGTCCAACGGCCAGCGGGTGGATGTAGATGGAGCAGGAATTTGCATCACGGCATTCGGGACCACGGTGGATGTTCTCGACCCTGAAAGCGTCGGCGAGGCCGGTAAACCTTCGAGCGAGTGCGCTTCTGATGTTTCGGAACTGCCCGACCGTAGCAGCAGTGTCACGAACGCAAAGAGCCTCAGCTCTTCCTGGAAGAGGCTCTCCTTGACGAGTTCCGGGTCAGGAAGAAGCGCCGTGGGCCATTTTTCCTCCAGTGTCTCCAGTCACGGGTCTGACAAGTTTGAAATAATACAAGCCGATATCCCAACGGCGGACTCGGAGGACGACGATCCAGATGGACTATCCTTATCCCAACTGATACTCAGCAGCTCACTCAGCAACAGTTTTGGCTCCAAGTCGTCATGGGAGCACATTTCGGCAAGCCTGGGTTCATCTCGGTCTGCGGGAATCCACGAGCGCGCCAAATCGTTCGAGTCCAGCGGGAGTGTTTTTCTCAAGACACCGCAAGATTGCGAAGATAACGACACCACTGGGTGGGAAGTTTTAGGCCTGCCCAAAGCGCTAGAGAACTTTAAAGGGGATGCTGGGAATTGTAGCTCCACAGAAACCTCTACGGACGATTGTCATGGGACAGCAGAGGAATCGATTGTTGGTCCTCAGACGTGGAACCTTGGGTGCAACAGTTGCCTCAAAATCCACAGCCTGTCTCATGTTGCTCCTGCGAGACAGTACTACTTGTCCCAGGAGGACTACCGCAGTCTCCTGGCTGGAGTCTGCCACCAATGTCTGCTGAAGAGACTGAGGAGCGAGAAAGTGAAGTTCAAACTCGAGCGCTACGGCACGACCCATA ATGCTCTACATTTAAAGTTCTCCAAGGCATCGGGATTGTGGACCGCTCGGGAGACCTGTGTCCATATCGGCGAGTCAATGGGCTTGCAAGGCACGCACAGAACTGCCTTCTGGGTCCAGTTCTTACACCAGGAAGAAAGGCTGAGCAG TTACGTCGGGAAGGACTACCGGAAGCCGACGCAGATTCAGTTTCACCTGAGAGATGTGGAGAGGCAGATGACGGCCCAGTATTACGTGACCGAATTCAACAAGAGCCTCTACGACAAGGAGGTCATGGCCCAGATGTTCTTTCTGCCCTCCGAGGCCCTGCTG ATTCTGGACGGTGATGTCATCGCGGGCTGCATCACCGTGGAGCCTTTCATGCTGGGCCAATTTGTCAAACTCACCAACAACGTCAAAAAGAAGAACGACAAACTCCCTGCGACGGAATACGGCCTGGCTTTCGGACACTTCACCTACCTGCACTCCGAGTGCCAAGACGTCGTCGTGGACCTGCAAG GGTGGGTGACGGCCAACGGTAAAGGGCTGACGTACCTCACCGACCCCCAGATACACTCCACCAGAACCCCTCGCGGCCCGTCCAACCTGGCTAGCAGCGGTATTGCTACCTTCCTGCGGGAGCAACACGGGCCAGAGTGCAACAGCGTTTGCCGACGACTCAACCTGCCGCCGGTACCCCAACAGTCGTCGTGA